A window from Erythrolamprus reginae isolate rEryReg1 chromosome 9, rEryReg1.hap1, whole genome shotgun sequence encodes these proteins:
- the TFAP4 gene encoding transcription factor AP-4 isoform X1: MEYFVVPAQKGPPLPHFRKTEKEVIGGLCSLANLPLTPETQRDQERRIRREIANSNERRRMQSINAGFQSLKTLIPHTDGEKLSKAAILQQTAEYIFSLEQEKTRLLQQNAQLKRFIQEFSGSSPKRRRAEDKDEGIGSPDIWEDEKAEDLRREMIELRQQLDKERSVRMMLEEQVRSLEAHLYPEKLKVIAQQVQLQQQEQQLLPDNGPPAPTQHPTVIVPAPPPPSHHVTVVTMGPSSVINTISTSRQNLDTIVQAIQHIEGTREKQLLEEEEQRRGAVIVTPGRASLEPSNSDTASDLEPEDEGPAEHSKAAVP, translated from the exons ATGGAGTACTTCGTGGTGCCCGCGCAGAAGGGGCCCCCGCTGCCGCACTTCAGGAAGACCGAGAAGGAGGTGATCGGCGGGCTCTGCAG CCTTGCCAACCTCCCGCTGACCCCCGAGACGCAGAGGGACCAGGAGCGACGGATACGCAGGGAGATCGCCAACAGCAACGAGCGCAGGCGCATGCAGAGCATCAACGCCGGCTTCCAGTCCCTGAAGACCCTCATCCCCCACACAGACGGCGAGAAGCTCAGTAAG GCAGCGATCCTCCAGCAGACGGCGGAGTATATCTTTTCCCTGGAGCAGGAGAAGACGCGGCTGTTGCAGCAGAACGCCCAGCTCAAGCGCTTCATCCAG GAGTTCAGCGGATCGTCCCCAAAGCGGCGGAGGGCAGAGGACAAGGACGAAGGCATCGGGTCGCCGGACATCTGGGAGGACGAGAAGGCCGAGGACCTCCGCCGGGAGATGATCGAGCTCCGGCAGCAGCTGGACAAGGAGCGGTCTGTGCGGATGATGCTGGAGGAGCAG GTCCGCTCTTTGGAGGCCCACTTGTACCCAGAGAAGCTGAAGGTGATCGCCCAGCAGGTGCAGCTCCAGCAGCAGGAACAG CAGCTCCTGCCCGATAACGGCCCGCCAGCACCCACCCAGCACCCAACGGTGATTGTGCCTGCACCCCCTCCGCCTTCACACCACGTCACCGTAGTAACCATGGGGCCCTCCTCAGTGATCAACACCATCTCCACGTCCAGGCAGAACCTGGACACGATTGTTCAG GCCATCCAGCACATCGAGGGCACTCGGGAGAAGCAGCTgctggaagaggaggagcagcgCCGGGGCGCCGTCATCGTGACCCCCGGCCGGGCCAGCCTAGAGCCCTCAAACTCGGACACGGCCTCTGACCTGGAGCCGGAGGACGAGGGCCCCGCGGAGCACAGCAAAGCCGCCGTGCCCTGA
- the GLIS2 gene encoding zinc finger protein GLIS2: MHSLEEPLDLKLSVSKLPAPQHRQPDWGLGSRPEEEEEEAGGGCPASPPEGLQQHRPCQDKRGPRFSSPPPVDRSLLPSPPGRDASPSGNPAPSPDRQPSGRLGNCGNLRDLQSLRYLESLRNSFQFFLPLTAAGGSLHLPPSPFLPPPKEKRLPLETDGQKPLVCRWSKCHQLFELLQDLVDHVNDFHVKPEKEAGYRCHWEGCARHGRGFNARYKMLIHIRTHTNEKPHHCPTCSKSFSRLENLKIHNRSHTGEKPYLCPYEGCSKRYSNSSDRFKHTRTHYVDKPYHCKMPGCHKRYTDPSSLRKHIKAHGHFITRQQQELLKLQPPKAPPIAASGPYLGGAQVLVPTPAALFGSSGLPLPLPQGPLDLRTLACGGLSPAAIAGLPSPTLAPLDLAKSPLLASPFSVGGLGLPVVSLLAGPSAKVAVERGQASGGRPGSSRCKTSERVKLARLRTATEGLSLLPGGVLDLSTGMNSGGIAETPLPPGWMVIPAGSVLLKEAVVN; this comes from the exons ATGCATTCCCTGGAGGAGCCGCTGGACCTCAAGCTGAGCGTCTCCAAGCTCCCGGCCCCGCAACACAGGCAGCCGGACTGGGGCCTGGGCAGCAGGcccgaggaggaagaggaggaggcagggGGGGGCTGCCCCGCTTCCCCTCCGGAGG gccTCCAGCAGCACCGGCCCTGCCAAGACAAGAGGGGGCCCCGGTTCTCCTCGCCTCCCCCAGTGGACCGGAGCCTGCTGCCTTCTCCCCCCGGCCGGGACGCCTCCCCCAGCGGCAACCCAGCCCCCTCCCCAGACAGGCAGCCCAGCGGGCGGCTGGGCAACTGCGGCAACCTGCGg GACCTGCAGTCCCTGCGCTACCTGGAGAGTCTCCGCAACTCCTTCCAGTTCTTCCTGCCTCTGACCGCTGCCGGAGGGTCTCTGcacctgcccccctcccccttcctgcccccccccaaggaGAAACGCCTCCCGCTGGAGACGGACGGGCAGAAGCCGCTGGTGTGCCGCTGGTCCAAG tgccacCAGCTGTTTGAGCTGCTGCAGGACCTGGTGGACCACGTCAACGACTTCCACGTGAAGCCTGAGAAGGAGGCCGGCTACCGTTGCCACTGGGAGGGCTGTGCCCGCCACGGCCGGGGCTTCAACGCCAG GTACAAAATGCTGATCCACATCCGGACCCACACCAACGAGAAGCCCCACCACTGCCCCACCTGCAGCAAGAGCTTCTCCCGGCTGGAAAACCTCAAAATCCACAACCGCTCCCACACGG GGGAGAAGCCCTACCTGTGTCCCTACGAAGGCTGCAGCAAGCGCTACTCCAACTCCAGCGACCGCTTCAAGCACACGCGCACCCACTACGTGGACAAGCCCTACCACTGCAAGATGCCTGGCTGCCACAAGCGCTACACCGACCCCAGCTCCCTCCGCAAGCACATCAAGGCCCACGGACACTTCATCACCCGCCAGCAGCAGGAACTGCTCAAGCTGCAGCCCCCCAAGGCCCCCCCCATCGCGGCCAGCGGGCCTTACCTGGGAGGGGCGCAGGTCCTGGTGCCCACCCCGGCCGCCCTCTTCGGCAGCTCTGGCCTGCCCCTGCCCCTCCCCCAGGGCCCCCTGGACCTCCGCACCTTGGCCTGTGGCGGGCTGAGCCCGGCTGCCATTGCGGGACTGCCCAGCCCCACGCTGGCCCCTCTGGACTTGGCCAAGAGCCCCCTGCTGGCCTCTCCTTTCTCTGTGGGCGGCCTGGGGCTGCCGGTGGTGTCCCTGCTGGCTGGCCCCTCTGCCAAGGTGGCTGTGGAGCGAGGGCAGGCGAGTGGAGGCCGGCCCGGTAGCAGCCGATGCAAGACCAGCGAGAGGGTGAAACTGGCCAGGCTGCGGACGGCCACCGAGGGCCTCTCTCTGCTCCCTGGGGGCGTCCTGGACCTCTCCACCGGCATGAACTCGGGGGGCATCGCTGAGACGCCCCTGCCACCCGGCTGGATGGTCATCCCAGCTGGCTCCGTTTTGCTGAAAGAAGCCGTGGTGAACTAG
- the VASN gene encoding vasorin, which yields MRLPLVWVLLLLPARSLAQGCPADCQCNQPRTVFCIARSSPAVPPGLPPDTAHLYLFEGGLRALSQDSFAGLPGLRLLDLSQNLLASLPRDVFQPLPGLRNLDLSSNQLQEVTNESFHGLRLLERLYLDRNQLRSIHPAAFDSLESLLELKLQDNHLQAVPPLNLPALLLLDISRNQIAALEAGTLRARSLESLRMAGLGLGRLDEELLRGLRNLHELDVSDNRLAGVPGVLRELPGLTRLSLAGNGLISQLQAEDFQQLRQLQELDISRLSLNGLPWDFFASFPRLSGVTAAENPFNCVCPMSWIVRWSQLSQASLRRPEETRCHFPPKNAGRLLQQLDYADFGCPITTTTSTAAATTTGPLSATSPKLPSPLPSSRPSPPLPGPTHPTATAPPTPEYWPSPEAQLCPPHTCLNGGLCQPGPGRQPECRCPLGFTGLYCELGGGEATSPTEPAQATQIAVRHVGSTSIQVALQNYIRSKPQLKGIRLTYWNRSGPDKRPVTLSLPATLPEYTVRALKPNSSYHICVGALGDKALQEELCVEAHTLHPTRQQHAPVTQGKGPDLPLVVAPSVAAVLLLLGVAAGSSYYARQRRRQRKALAAPGPLELEGVVACGESPKTAASLGLEYEVPLMQPHFTGPAPSPALGPSHF from the coding sequence ATGAGGCTCCCCCTGGTCTGGGTGCTGCTGCTTCTCCCGGCCAGAAGCCTCGCCCAGGGCTGCCCAGCCGACTGCCAGTGCAACCAGCCGCGGACGGTCTTCTGCATCGCCAGGAGCAGCCCTGCCGTCCCTCCGGGGCTGCCGCCAGACACGGCCCACCTGTACCTGTTTGAAGGCGGCCTCCGGGCCCTGAGCCAGGACAGTTTTGCCGGACTCCCCGGCCTCCGGCTCCTGGACCTCTCCCAGAACCTCCTGGCCAGCCTGCCGCGCGACGTCTTCCAGCCGCTGCCAGGCCTCCGCAATCTCGACCTCTCTTCCAACCAGCTGCAGGAGGTCACCAACGAGAGCTTCCACGGGCTGCGCCTGCTGGAGCGCCTCTACCTGGACCGGAACCAGCTCCGCAGCATCCACCCAGCCGCCTTTGACTCGCTGGAGAGCCTCCTGGAGCTGAAGCTGCAGGACAACCACCTGCAGGCGGTGCCGCCCCTCAACTTGCCCGCCCTCCTGCTCCTGGACATCAGCCGGAACCAGATCGCGGCCCTCGAGGCGGGCACCCTCCGCGCCCGGAGCCTGGAGTCCCTGAGGATGGCGGGGCTGGGGCTGGGCCGCCTGGACGAGGAGCTCCTGCGTGGCCTGCGCAACCTGCATGAGCTGGACGTCTCGGACAACCGGCTGGCCGGAGTGCCCGGGGTGCTGAGGGAGCTGCCGGGGCTCACCCGACTCAGCCTCGCCGGGAACGGCCTGATCTCGCAGCTGCAGGCGGAGGACTTCCAGCAGCTCCGGCAGCTGCAGGAGCTGGACATCAGCCGCCTCAGCCTCAACGGGCTCCCCTGGGACTTCTTTGCCTCCTTCCCCAGGCTCAGCGGGGTCACCGCAGCCGAGAACCCCTTCAACTGCGTCTGCCCCATGAGCTGGATCGTCCGCTGGTCCCAGCTGAGCCAAGCCTCCCTCCGCCGGCCAGAAGAGACTCGCTGCCACTTCCCCCCCAAGAACGCAGGCCGCCTGCTCCAGCAGCTGGACTACGCAGACTTTGGCtgccccatcaccaccaccaccagcaccgCTGCCGCCACCACCACTGGCCCTCTGAGCGCGACCAGCCCCAAACTCCCCAGCCCCCTTCCCAGCAGCAGGCCTTCCCCCCCACTGCCcggccccacccaccccaccgccACGGCCCCGCCCACCCCAGAGTACTGGCCAAGCCCCGAGGCACAGCTTTGCCCACCACACACCTGCCTCAACGGGGGCCTGTGCCAGCCGGGCCCCGGCCGCCAGCCGGAGTGCCGCTGCCCCCTGGGCTTCACCGGGCTGTACTGCGAGCTGGGCGGGGGGGAGGCGACCTCCCCCACAGAGCCCGCCCAGGCCACGCAAATAGCCGTCAGGCACGTGGGCAGCACTTCTATCCAAGTGGCCCTGCAGAACTACATCCGCTCCAAGCCGCAGCTCAAGGGCATCCGCCTGACCTACTGGAACCGCTCAGGCCCAGACAAGCGGCCCGTCACCCTCAGCCTGCCAGCCACCTTGCCGGAATACACTGTGCGGGCCCTGAAGCCCAACTCCTCCTATCACATCTGCGTTGGGGCCTTGGGCGACAAGGCCCTGCAGGAGGAGCTCTGCGTGGAGGCCCACACGCTGCACCCAACCCGCCAGCAGCACGCCCCCGTCACCCAGGGCAAGGGCCCCGACCTGCCCCTAGTGGTGGCACCTTCCGTGGCTGCTGTGCTGCTCCTGCTAGGGGTAGCGGCCGGCAGCTCCTACTACGCACGTCAGCGCAGGCGGCAGAGGAAGGCCCTGGCAGCCCCCGGCCCCTTAGAGCTGGAGGGGGTGGTGGCATGTGGGGAGAGTCCCAAGACTGCGGCGTCTCTCGGCCTGGAATATGAGGTGCCCCTCATGCAGCCCCACTTCACCGGCCCTGCCCCGTCTCCGGCCCTGGGCCCTTCCCACTTCTAG
- the SRL gene encoding LOW QUALITY PROTEIN: sarcalumenin (The sequence of the model RefSeq protein was modified relative to this genomic sequence to represent the inferred CDS: deleted 1 base in 1 codon) translates to MACVGPAATCFSSLPGINSAAEGQRLLAGGMAGLLRLFCLCLAPAVLLGAAVEEAENGQRDRSHIESTLKLKEEKPADDYSAALQRLRKIYHSSIKPLEQSYKYNELRQHEITAYPGRTLGSSATDGEITSKPMVLFLGPWSVGKSTMINYLLGLDDSPHQLYTGAEPTTSEFTVIMHGSKVKTIEGIVMAADSARSFSPLEKFGQNFLEKLIGIEIPHKLLERVTFVDTPGIIENRKQQERGYPFNDVCQWFIDRADLIFVVFDPTKLDVGLELEMLFRQLKGRESQIRIILNKADSLATQELMRVYGALFWSLAPLINVTEPPRVYVSSFWPLEYQAETHGALFSKEEISLLEDLNQVIENRLENKIAFIRQHAIRVRIHALLVDRYLQTYKEKMTFFSDGELVFRDIVEDPDKFYIFKSILAKTNVSKFDLPNREAYKDFFGVNPIHSFKLLAQQCSYMGGCFLEKIERAITRELPDLLGSIGLGKKPGGGLSCDTTGCGETPKNRYKKH, encoded by the exons ATGGCCTGTGTGGGCCCTGCGGCCACCTGCTTCTCGAGCCTGCCTGGTATAAATAGCGCCGCGGAAGGGCAGAGGCTCCTGGCAGGCGGCATGGCGGGGCTCCTCCGGCTCTTCTGCCTCTGCCTGGCACCGGCTGTGCTGCTCGGGGCGGCAG TGGAAGAGGCGGAGAACGGCCAGCGGGATCGGTCCCACATCGAGAGCACCCTGAAGCTGAAGGAGGAGAAGCCGGCCGATGACTACTCAG CCGCCCTGCAGCGACTGAGGAAAATCTACCATTCCTCCATCAAGCCCCTGGAGCAGTCCTACAAGTACAATGAGCTCCGGCAGCATGAAATTACGG CTTACCCTGGACGCACCCTGGGCTCTTCGGCCACAG ACGGAGAGATCACGTCCAAGCCGATGGTGCTCTTCCTGGGACCCTGGAGCGTTGGCAAGTCCACCATGATTAACTACCTCCTGGGGCTGGACGACTCCCCCCATCAACTCTACACAG GGGCCGAGCCCACCACCTCCGAGTTCACCGTCATAATGCATGGCTCTAAGGTCAAGACCATCGAAGGGATTGTCATGGCTGCAGACAGCGCCCGCTCGTTCTCCCCCCTCGAGAAGTTTGGGCAGAACTTTCTGGAGAAGCTGATCGGAATCGAGATCCCCCACAAGCTCCTGGAGAGGGTCACCTTTGTGGACACCCCCGGCATCATCGAGAACCGGAAGCAGCAGGAACGAG GCTACCCGTTCAATGACGTCTGCCAATGGTTCATTGACCGG GCCGATCTCATCTTCGTGGTGTTTGACCCAACCAAGctggacgtggggctggagctGGAGATGCTCTTCCGCCAGCTGAAGGGTCGGGAGTCCCAGATCCGGATCATCTTGAACAAGGCCGACAGCCTGGCCACCCAGGAGCTCATGCGCGTGTACGGCGCCTTGTTCTGGAGCCTGGCCCCCCTCATTAACGTCACCGAGCCCCCCCGGGTGTACGTCAGCTCCTTCTGGCCCCTGGAGTACCAGGCGGAGACCCACGGCGCCCTCTTCTCCAAGGAGGAGATCTCCCTCCTGGAAGACCTGAACCAGGTGATTGAGAACCGGCTGGAGAACAAGATCGCCTTCATCCGCCAGCACGCCATCCGGGTCCGCATCCACGCGCTCCTGGTCGACCGCTACCTGCAGACCTACAAGGAGAAGATGACCTTCTTCAGCGACGGGGAGCTGGTCTTCAGGGACATTGTGGAGGACCCGGACAAGTTCTACATCTTCAAGTCCATCCTGGCCAAGACCAACGTCAGCAAGTTCGACCTGCCCAACCGCGAGGCCTACAAGGACTTCTTTGGGGTCAACCCCATCCACAGCTTCAAGCTGCTCGCGCAGCAGTGCTCCTACATGGGCGGCTGCTTCCTGGAGAAGATCGAGAGGGCCATCACCCGTGAGCTGCCCGACCTGCTCGGCAGCATCGGCCTGGGCAAGAAGCCCGGCGGCGGCCTCTCCTGCGACACCACCGGCTGTGGGGAAACGCCAAAGAACCGCTACAAGAAGCACTAG
- the LOC139172409 gene encoding mitochondrial import inner membrane translocase subunit TIM16-like isoform X4 has protein sequence MAKYLVQIVLVGAQVVGRAFARALRQEFAASQAAAETRGRTGAQSWAASSLSGISLQEAQQILNVSALDPEEIQKNYEHLFKVNDRSVGGSFYLQSKVVRAKERLDEELRMQPQREQDSPHQPGT, from the exons ATG GCCAAGTACCTGGTGCAGATCGTGCTGGTgggcgcccaggtggtgggccGGGCCTTCGCCCGCGCGCTGCGGCAGGAGTTCGCAG CCAGCCAGGCGGCGGCCGAGACGCGCGGGCGGACCGGCGCTCAGTCGTGGGCGGCCTCCAGCCTCTCCGGGATCAGCCTGCAGGAAGCCCAGCAGATCCTCAACGTCTCCGCGCTCGACCCGGAGGAGATCCAGAAG AATTACGAGCATCTCTTTAAGGTGAACGACAGGTCCGTGGGCGGCTCCTTTTACCTGCAGTCCAAG GTGGTGAGAGCCAAGGAGCGGCTGGACGAAGAGCTGAGGATGCAGCCGCAGCGGGAACAAGACTCTCCCCACCAGCCAGGCACGTAG
- the LOC139172409 gene encoding coronin-7-like isoform X3 produces MEREVSLWDSRQLGSPLTSLTLDASPRPLIPLFEPGSGLLVLAGKGETGLFCYEVQPAQPAVAHVHQCFLETRTQGVAQLPRPALDVVACEVLKVLQLSDSAVVPISYLVPRKATREFQKDLFPDCPGSVPAASARAWWAGDNTQVKRVSLDPAHRPIKGFLSACLPRQRPPSAPTDQAGDQAKDPDHSVGSSLSSPGSSLASPSSGGPSLSATSGFSSSPSQRSLQSLLGPASAFRHIEGVVLPRTTHFTNLRSLSLTTPGECDGFCANRHRVAIPLLAAGGQVAILELSQPGRLPDTPLPTIQNGPPISDLCWDPFDEQRLAIAGEDTKIRLWRVEPTGLQRQLLEPEVVLRGHTEKIYSIKFHPLASDVLASSSYDKSVRIWDARTGRQELRLHGHTDQIFSLAWSPNGGQLATVSKDGKARVYEPRQAAQPLQEGPGPKGGRGARVTWVCGSKYLLVSGFDSRSERQLSLHQAEALAAGPLATLGLDISPSTLIPFYDMDTSVAFFTGKGDTRVFVYEVVPEAPFFLECNSFISCDPHKGFHFLAKTACDVREVEVARALRLRQTSIEPVAFRVPRVKKEFFQDDLFPATRVWWEPALSATAWLKGANTQQQSISLQPKDMRAVSQAPKEAPSRKYLPSSVYLEEKSDQQKKEELLSAMVAKLGNRDDPLPQDSFEGVDEEEWD; encoded by the exons GCCTCTCATCCCGCTCTTTGAGCCTGGCTCGGGCCTCCTCGTCCTGGCTGGGAAG GGGGAGACGGGGCTCTTCTGCTACGAGGTGCAGCCTGCACAGCCGGCCGTGGCCCATG TCCACCAGTGCTTCCTGGAGACACGGACGCAGGGGGTGGCCCAGCTGCCCAGACCGGCCCTGGACGTGGTGGCCTGCGAGGTGCTGAAGGTCCTGCAGCTGAGTGACTCCGCTGTTGTGCCCATCAGCTACCTGGTGCCCAGGAAG GCCACGCGGGAGTTCCAGAAAGACTTGTTCCCGGACTGTCCCGGAAGCGTCCCGGCGGCCTCTGCTCGGGCCTGGTGGGCTGGGGACAACACGCAG GTGAAGAGGGTCAGCCTGGACCCTGCCCACAGGCCCATCAAGGGCTTCCTCTCGGCCTGCCTGCCTCGCCAGCGCCCGCCCTCTGCCCCCACGGACCAGGCAGGGGACCAGGCCAAGGATCCGGACCACAGC GTGGGCAGCAGCCTTTCCTCCCCCGGCAGCTCCCTGGCCTCTCCCTCCAGCGGTGGCCCGTCTCTCTCGGCCACCAGCGGCTTTTCCTCCAGCCCAAGCCAGCGGTCCCTGCAGAGCCTCCTGG GCCCGGCTTCGGCCTTCCGGCACATTGAGGGGGTTGTCTTGCCTCGCACCACCCACTTCACCAACCTGCGAAGCTTGAGCCTCACCACGCCAGGGGAGTGTGATGGCTTTTGCGCCAACCGGCACCGCGTGGCCATTCCGCTGCTTGCCGCAGGTGGCCAGGTGGCCATTTTGGAG CTCTCTCAGCCAGGCCGGCTCCCTGACACCCCCCTGCCCACCATCCAGAACGGGCCCCCCATCTCGGATCTGTGCTGGGATCCCTTTGATGAGCAACGCCTGGCCATCG CTGGAGAGGACACCAAGATTCGGCTATGGCGGGTTGAGCCAACCGGACTGCAGAGGCAGCTGCTGGAGCCAGAAGTGGTCTTAAGAG GTCACACAGAGAAGATCTACTCCATCAAGTTCCACCCGCTGGCCTCCGATGTGTTGGCTTCCTCTTCCTATGACAAGAGTGTCCGGATCTGGGATGCGCGCACTGGAAGGCAGGAGCTGAGGCTGCACGGCCACACTGACCAG ATCTTTAGCCTGGCCTGGAGCCCCAACGGAGGCCAACTGGCAACCGTCAGCAAGGATGGCAAAGCGCGAGTGTACGAGCCTCGTCAGGCTGCCCAGCCCTTGCAG GAGGGCCCGGGGCCGAAGGGGGGCAGAGGGGCCCGTGTCACCTGGGTCTGTGGCAGCAAATACCTGCTGGTCTCCGGCTTCGACAG CCGCAGTGAACGCCAGCTCTCCTTGCACCAGGCTGAGGCTCTGGCCGCTGGGCCTCTGGCCACCCTCGGCCTGGACATCTCTCCCTCCACCCTCATCCCCTTCTATGACATGGACACCAGCGTGGCTTTCTTCACGGGCAAG GGCGACACCAGGGTCTTTGTCTACGAGGTGGTCCCGGAGGCCCCCTTCTTCCTGGAGTGCAACAGCTTCATCTCCTGCGACCCCCACAAG GGATTTCACTTCCTGGCAAAGACGGCATGTGATGTGCGGGAGGTCGAAGTTGCCCGGGCACTGCGCCTCCGGCAGACGTCCATTGAGCCAGTGGCCTTCCGGGTCCCCAGAGTCAAG AAAGAATTCTTCCAGGACGACCTTTTCCCCGCCACGCGGGTCTGGTGGGAACCGGCCCTGTCGGCCACAGCCTGGTTGAAAGGCGCCAACACGCAGCAGCAAAGCATCAGCCTGCAACCCAAGGACATGAGAGCAG tcagCCAAGCGCCCAAGGAAGCCCCCAGTCGGAAATACCTGCCCTCCTCGGTCTACCTGGAAGAGAAGTCTGACCAGCAGAAGAAAGAGGAG CTGCTCAGTGCCATGGTGGCCAAGCTGGGGAACCGAGATGACCCCCTCCCGCAGGACTCCTTTGAGGGCGTGGATGAGGAGGAGTGG GACTAG
- the TFAP4 gene encoding transcription factor AP-4 isoform X2, translated as MEYFVVPAQKGPPLPHFRKTEKEVIGGLCSLANLPLTPETQRDQERRIRREIANSNERRRMQSINAGFQSLKTLIPHTDGEKLSKAAILQQTAEYIFSLEQEKTRLLQQNAQLKRFIQEFSGSSPKRRRAEDKDEGIGSPDIWEDEKAEDLRREMIELRQQLDKERSVRMMLEEQVRSLEAHLYPEKLKVIAQQVQLQQQEQLLPDNGPPAPTQHPTVIVPAPPPPSHHVTVVTMGPSSVINTISTSRQNLDTIVQAIQHIEGTREKQLLEEEEQRRGAVIVTPGRASLEPSNSDTASDLEPEDEGPAEHSKAAVP; from the exons ATGGAGTACTTCGTGGTGCCCGCGCAGAAGGGGCCCCCGCTGCCGCACTTCAGGAAGACCGAGAAGGAGGTGATCGGCGGGCTCTGCAG CCTTGCCAACCTCCCGCTGACCCCCGAGACGCAGAGGGACCAGGAGCGACGGATACGCAGGGAGATCGCCAACAGCAACGAGCGCAGGCGCATGCAGAGCATCAACGCCGGCTTCCAGTCCCTGAAGACCCTCATCCCCCACACAGACGGCGAGAAGCTCAGTAAG GCAGCGATCCTCCAGCAGACGGCGGAGTATATCTTTTCCCTGGAGCAGGAGAAGACGCGGCTGTTGCAGCAGAACGCCCAGCTCAAGCGCTTCATCCAG GAGTTCAGCGGATCGTCCCCAAAGCGGCGGAGGGCAGAGGACAAGGACGAAGGCATCGGGTCGCCGGACATCTGGGAGGACGAGAAGGCCGAGGACCTCCGCCGGGAGATGATCGAGCTCCGGCAGCAGCTGGACAAGGAGCGGTCTGTGCGGATGATGCTGGAGGAGCAG GTCCGCTCTTTGGAGGCCCACTTGTACCCAGAGAAGCTGAAGGTGATCGCCCAGCAGGTGCAGCTCCAGCAGCAGGAACAG CTCCTGCCCGATAACGGCCCGCCAGCACCCACCCAGCACCCAACGGTGATTGTGCCTGCACCCCCTCCGCCTTCACACCACGTCACCGTAGTAACCATGGGGCCCTCCTCAGTGATCAACACCATCTCCACGTCCAGGCAGAACCTGGACACGATTGTTCAG GCCATCCAGCACATCGAGGGCACTCGGGAGAAGCAGCTgctggaagaggaggagcagcgCCGGGGCGCCGTCATCGTGACCCCCGGCCGGGCCAGCCTAGAGCCCTCAAACTCGGACACGGCCTCTGACCTGGAGCCGGAGGACGAGGGCCCCGCGGAGCACAGCAAAGCCGCCGTGCCCTGA